The DNA segment CATGAAGGCTTTGAGAACTCATCTTCCTTCACTTGATCGAATGGAGGCAGTAATCAATGTTCAAACATCACCAACATCACAGGTTTAGAAGAGAATCTTCATATGATATTATTTCGAAGTAAAATGTTGTCTTACAACCATGATTACATCTCAATGTTTCACTCCACTAATTACTGACAGGGCTGGGTAATAGGAAAAAAGGCCGCCATATGACAAAAAagtggaaaaaaaaataaaagacatgAGTGATTTATGATAGTAGTGTAACGTGAAAACAAAATTGGAATCAGCAGCTCAATTTTACTAGTACATTATACACCACTATGAACCCTCTGGGTATCAAATTTTGCTGAGCATATTACAAAGAAAAAGAATAGCCTTCCTCAAAACAACCCACCATGATGAAGAAAACAATTATTTAAAGGTGATTTTTTCAGAGGTTCGCTTCATCTGTATACGGAAAAATGGCACCTTCTCCTAAGAGATTGGTTAAACTGAAATGGTCATAGATTCTCTTGAAGCAGCCAACGCCCGAGAAAACACCTTGGGACCATGGTACGACGGTGGTCAATCCTAGATAAGTGATTGAACGCCCAGTTGCTGCATTTCTCGTAACCTCCATTGTGGGTAGTATGCTCCTTCTCCAAGCTCCTCGGCATCCATTTGCTGCATAGCCCATGCATAATATACAGTCTGGATTGTGTCCTATAGATAAGAGAGAATTATTTGCAACGTAAAGAGTGGAACTTCCTCATTTTATGCATGTACTAACCTTACCAAAATGAGCTGTATGTTTTATCTTTTTAGAGAGTTTAAATGTACATCAAATTCCATCATTAAGGAAATAAGCTGGTAGTTAAAATCCATGAAAGAATTCTAATGTGCTACATCTCACAGTAAACCCAGggtgatgatgaaaaattttacctTTCCACCAGCTGTTATTGAGCCTTCTCTATCACGCACACAGTAGATCTGCTGTGTTTGAAACTatagaaaattgaaaaaaaatgccCATTAGCTTCAAGATTAACCATTATCTGTTGCCATGCGTTCTTCCAATAACATAGATAAAGGTACTTGGTTGAAGTTCTTACAGCTACTATAATTATAGGAGAGGAACCCATCATTTTAGTTTCCCGAACATCAACCTCAGAAATGTGGAGAATCTGCAGcaccaaagaaaaacaaaagagcaTGTTATTCTATGTGCCAACAGGAAAACATTGGTAAAATCAACAAAAAATTTGATTTATGATAAAGACAAGTTCGAAAATCTTGCAATATAGCATATGCAGAAAGCTGTCATGACAAGATAAAAGGAAACTTCAAAGAAATCTTTGCTTAAATCAAAGAACCATAATTAATTCTATTCAACCCCAAGCAGAATCTCTAGAGATGCAATTATGAATTAAGTGCCCTGTGTCGACATGGTCTTTGTAGCCTGTGAGTGCTGTTTAATTGTTGCACTGCCATGCCAACACCAAGTATGTGTTCCAGATATGTACAATTGCCTACATCACTTCTTTCATGGAACATGTCATCAGATTCATACAGTTTCTCACTTCTTTTGTGTAAGGTCTATTCCACTAGGAGGCTCAGAATGCAAGGAGCATCTACACTATGATGCAACAAACAGAGATATCAACTCCACTGTTATACCTTGTTATCGAAAAACATGGCTTGACTCTCATAAGCCATTCGCTCTCCCTTACATCGTTCAATCACTTCAGGACTGCAATACTTCTTCAAAGTTTCAACATCACACTGCAGATCACAACAAATTGTTGATAGAATTTTGATTTAAAAGAACAAGATCACATGCATCAACAAGTTGATGGGGATGTCACAAAATAAACCAGAGTCGATGAGAACATAAAAGATTATTATCCACtttcttttgaaaatataaaatgctTCCTATAAGTTGAAGAAAATTGCCTTGAAATAAGCAGTCAGAACAGGCCTGATCATTTCTTGAACTTCAGCAACAAAGTCTGGCAGCGAAAAAGATCTTTGCCATACAAATTCCATAAAAATCAGAGTATTGATTACAATAAAAAAGACCACTGGTAAATCATAATAAGTATGCTCTTACGGATCTCGGCGTCGAATTTCCTTGAAAGACAGAGCAGTTGCAGTTTCTCCAAAAACAGTTTCATTCAAACTGAAACAAATAATTAAACCAATGAACAATGTGAATCCATAGAATTTTATAAACAACAAAATGCAGCTAGAAATATAAACAAAACAGTATTTCCTATATTGCAAATCTGACATCCTGTGGGTAGGGGGTGTTAGCAGACCATGATAACCCACTTAATCTAAATTCGACCCTACAACAAGAGAATGTATCCCCCAAACTAAGTCCACTAAGTTACTGGATATGAATCCACAACTGGCAACCAATATTATCCATAAAGACCAATATACAACCCGAATCTAATTATTGACATATTCAGATTTGCATTTGGTTGAATTGTTGAAACCAGGCTTGGGTTggactttaacctgacaacacccTAACAGCATAAATTATCAAAGCTTCTGAACAAAGCCAGATTTAGTGAATAGCAGGATTGATGGGCATCTAAGGAAGTCCTGAAGAACCCAGTATAGATAACAAAACAGAGGTGAGAGCCTAGCCGAAGCAGAAACATGGCCAAAAATTCATGAGTTTCACATGGACATAATTAAAGAGCTTTAAGAACTTCCATATAAACTAAGGAGAAAACATGAGTTCACCACATGAGGTCCCCAAATGCACTGGTAGCATACAACACAACTTGTCAACTTAAAAGCTCCAGATTTTTGCATTTTTCAATGTAAACAGGGCTTGTGCAAATTATAGGTCTTATTTTCATAATATAAAAGTATCTCCTGTTGTTCCATGCTCCAGACTCAGGAAACCTATTTAAATTGTATACAACAAAGGAGTCAATAGTCACCTAGACCATGTCAATGAGCTAGAATACAAGCCTGCAAAAATCACATAAAAGTAGTTCATTTACTAATTGACTGCATATCAAGGAAAGTAAACTGAACATTCAATAAGCGAAGCAGCTATAGTGGTAAATGTTCAGTGTCCAGTAGCTCCTTAGATACTAATGAAGTAAAGGTAAAAAAGTAACTAGACCAATTGCATTAAAATCTGTTCGTAATAAAAAATCTACTGATCCAACCAATAGTTTTTGCAACAATGAATAATATAGTATTGAAGTAGGAAATAATATAAAAACTTCTGAAGAGGGGAAAAATAGATGAAGTACTCTTGAATCTTGTGAACAACAGGACTGTCGCTTGTCTCCCACCTCTCTCGCATGTCCTCCGCTAACTGTCAGCATAAAATAATCATTCTGAATATTGTAACAATTTTAGAGTTCACTGGAAGGCCAAAAGTTCATAGAACAATCTTAGTGGAGGGGCATAAAAAAGACCTACCTCTTGTCCCATTGTTACAACTGGTTGGCTGTAGCCACTAACGTGCTTAAAAATAGGATGGTCATGCATCTGAAAAGACCAATGGATTTTCAGTAATTGATATTGATAAATGTAGCTTTTTAAAAACAGATGATCACCaataaataaaaggaaaattTCTCAAACATGTCCCTCTATTTACCTTCTTCTTAAATGCCTCCCATTTCTCAcctaaaattgatttttttgtaGGAACAACAACTATATCAGTTCTTGTGCTTCTTGGTTCAGATGAAACAGAAGCAGAAGCATACTGCATGCGCTTTTTCCTGGTTTGGTTAGAGCTCAGCTCATCTTTTACTATTTCATATCCTTTCCTAGCTAAGTTTGTGATCTTTGCTTCCGTCAATTTCCGAAATGCTTGGGAGACTGTAGGAGAAGTTGATGAAACTGTGGACTTGAACTTGCCAAACAGTGTTTCTGTTTCTCCAGATGATTCTTCGTTACTGTTAgctttaaaattttgaaatttctCTGCTTCTGATGTTGGTGTGCTTCCATCATTTGGACTGGAAGTGCTTGATGAATTGGACGTTGTAGACGGCTCCTGCTTTCCAAGTCCGAGCGTGTCTTTGACCTAAAACAAGAGAACAGCAGAGAATAAACAATTAAGCTAGCAGAAAACTAAATTCTATGACACTTGTATAAACCTGACTTAGATCATTGAGCATCAGTTATAgatattaatcatgatttttcctattattaaaattttattaattaattttaaaaaaccaAGCCATTAGTTGGAACAAGATTGTACTAATGTTATATATAAAAGTTGACTGATTTCACAAAATTTTCAGTTATTAGTCATTACCTAC comes from the Musa acuminata AAA Group cultivar baxijiao chromosome BXJ2-8, Cavendish_Baxijiao_AAA, whole genome shotgun sequence genome and includes:
- the LOC135618871 gene encoding mitochondrial import inner membrane translocase subunit TIM44-2-like isoform X1, which translates into the protein MATSALSRALRRPSLLYASRYEMNINVQVIKGNRHSSYRRFSIFNEFSKQLKGEAKSNTEFQQSMKDLNEKIGVVKEDIKVRTQKTTEKLYRTVDDVWTEAETVSKKVSENVREQLSAAKEEVKDTLGLGKQEPSTTSNSSSTSSPNDGSTPTSEAEKFQNFKANSNEESSGETETLFGKFKSTVSSTSPTVSQAFRKLTEAKITNLARKGYEIVKDELSSNQTRKKRMQYASASVSSEPRSTRTDIVVVPTKKSILGEKWEAFKKKMHDHPIFKHVSGYSQPVVTMGQELAEDMRERWETSDSPVVHKIQDLNETVFGETATALSFKEIRRRDPSFSLPDFVAEVQEMIRPVLTAYFKCDVETLKKYCSPEVIERCKGERMAYESQAMFFDNKILHISEVDVRETKMMGSSPIIIVAFQTQQIYCVRDREGSITAGGKDTIQTVYYAWAMQQMDAEELGEGAYYPQWRLREMQQLGVQSLI
- the LOC135618871 gene encoding mitochondrial import inner membrane translocase subunit TIM44-2-like isoform X2; the protein is MKDLNEKIGVVKEDIKVRTQKTTEKLYRTVDDVWTEAETVSKKVSENVREQLSAAKEEVKDTLGLGKQEPSTTSNSSSTSSPNDGSTPTSEAEKFQNFKANSNEESSGETETLFGKFKSTVSSTSPTVSQAFRKLTEAKITNLARKGYEIVKDELSSNQTRKKRMQYASASVSSEPRSTRTDIVVVPTKKSILGEKWEAFKKKMHDHPIFKHVSGYSQPVVTMGQELAEDMRERWETSDSPVVHKIQDLNETVFGETATALSFKEIRRRDPSFSLPDFVAEVQEMIRPVLTAYFKCDVETLKKYCSPEVIERCKGERMAYESQAMFFDNKILHISEVDVRETKMMGSSPIIIVAFQTQQIYCVRDREGSITAGGKDTIQTVYYAWAMQQMDAEELGEGAYYPQWRLREMQQLGVQSLI